TAAAGTTGGACAAAACTATAGaaactaacaaaataataaaatcttaaatataAACATTAACCTCGGCTTCcttgtattttataaaatatgacaACGAACTCCTTTGTACACATTATACTATACTCTGAGAGTTTGGAGTAGGTATCACAATTCAAAGTGTATAGTGTGTAATATCATCTAATCTAATCTAATCTAATCTAATCTAAAGAGagattattgaattttaatatattaatcaGACAAATATATAAGATGCTACAAGAGATTAAAGGATCAAAACCAAGTCCAATGCAAAATCAAAGGTTACCCTCAGAAGGTAAAAGGTTTAGAAGAATTACCAGAGCCTAGAAAACAATGTTCATCCACCAAATTGAAACATATTGGTGTCAACTCAATCATTTTTTCAGAAATGGTTTCTGGCAAACAAGTAGCCTCTGGTCGCTGCCATTCTGAAGGTCAATTAACCTCGCCTCCCAACGTACTTGTGATGCAAGTGAACGAGCCATCTCAATAGCTCCAAGTTTATCAGTAAGAATAATCCATCCCTACCAACACATGTAACAGCTTGTCCACAGACTAGCCTTGAAAAGGAACACTTAACTAACAATTTGGTCTCTCAAAGATACACACAATATCAATTTCGCACCTAAAAGATTTTTGACATTAACTTAGTCCTTGAAATTACATGTGACATCGATTTAATCCCTAACAAACACAACTGAAATCACTTTGGTTCTTAAAAGATGCATTTAATATCTATTTGATCCTTCATTTTTGATGAACTCGATAATTTATCTGATGCCACATTTTTCCCAAGGAACAAAATCATGTCATATTATCTTTCAAGAACTAAACCTacagcaaaaatctgataggtgTTATGTTGTATGTATCTTTCAAGAACTAAACTTACAGCAAAAATCAGATAGGTGTTACATAGAGCAATCACGGAATTATCACATCGAAAGTTCGATAACATGTAATCATGATATTGAATTTTGTACCTCTGGACGCAGTATTCTATCCATCTCCAAGAACAGGTCTATCATGGTGCACCTCTCTGAAGAAAGATGAGAGAGCAGTCCATTCGCATGAAGCAGATCATATGTCCGGGGGTAGGTTGGGAATGGTTCACACCTAAACATCAATCAGCACATCAAAAATTTGAACAATTTATTTAACATTTGTCATCAATGGCTCCGGCAAAAAGAATTTAAAGATGGAACATAAAAATAGGTGTATGTTCTTCAGAAATAGATTTTGCAATTATCAAAGTCAAATAGGCAAGAGATCAAGTACTTGCATGCGTGCCACACTCCATTCCCGAATTCAGTCTCGAAAGAGGAATTTTTCCAAAAAGAATTTTCCCCCCCAGTTAATACCACCGATGTCATTGACATTTTTAATCGAGTAGCCAAATGTGTAAGGTAACACTTTAACGAGGTAAACAATAAACATTAAACAAGGTTTAGTGATATTATCTTCCCCCACAGGTCTTACTCTCAatcaattatataaaaaaaccGTCTAAGCCGCTCAACAACTATCAGACTACATAGAAAACAGCAACTTACCAATCATGCTTTACACCAGGGAAACCTCTATCTATTATAAGAGGAAGTGTATTAGAAGCCCCAGTAGGAACTACATTCATGACCCAAACTGCTTTTTTCTCCTCCATAAGGGCTTTGTTCAAACCACCATAATTAGCATTCATGTCCATTACATTGCGTATCATGTTAAATGGTGGCAATGGATCTTCATCTCCTGGTCTCTTTGGATGGTCAGAGAAAATTAGAGGTGTAAGCAAAGACCAATAATCGTTGGTAGCTGATCTCCAGAATTGTAAGTCTTCGGAAAATTCTTCAGGCTCGACTCCTGCTAAGACCAAGGGAGGTCAATGAAAGGGAAAAGCAGTGCAAAATGAGAAAGAAGGTAAGAGATGCTGAATCAAATAAGCTGAAACTTTTTACAAACAATACTTTCCATGGATGTTAAGCTCATCTGAACTCAATTCCAATGTTCTATTCTGTATTGCAATCCAACGCTTGCTAGAGGTACCACTTATGCATCGTACAAGAGGCCGATAATATGACTGATCATTATCATCTTCTTTACATAGCGGAATAGCATGCTTCTTGCTACAGCATAAGGAACCATGTCACTAAAAATAGTCATCGTGATAAACTACTAAACTGATCCATGAAGCAAGCCAATAGCAGTTGATATAGTAATTTCAAATAAACATTGCTTAGTATGttatcataaaataaataaagcattTACAATAATTCAACTATATTTACCGAGATGCATAGCAATGAACATCAGCAGTCTTCTGCCAGATGAATGTCTCATCCTGCTGAGCTAGAAGAATCCAACAAAGTTGCTGGGTCAGGTCTCCCATTGTTGTTAACATGTTTCTCTTTTTCTCCCGTGATGAACTTCCTTGTGGCCGGCTATTAGGTGAGGTTAAAACAAAGTATCCACCAGGTCTAAGAACACGGTCAACTTCTATAAGGGACATCCCATCTGTCAAATCCTATATCATGTTAGagtaaaaatgtaaaattaaaGGCAGCAGCAGTTCATACAGAACCTAAATATCATAGAAAGTCTACTCCAAAGGAAGCATGAACAAAAGTTTTACAGTTCATTAAAAGTCTAACAGCTAAGTCTTGCCCCACTAGGTACCATTGGCTACATGGATCAAATGCAAAAATATTCATTCATAAATCATGCCAAATTTAACCCATTCTATCATCAGCAATAACAATACACCATCACCTTTTTCATCCCAAATGATGTCACATTGAGCACAGTGAACCATGTCATACGAAAACAACGGATACGGAAGCTGTCTTGCAACAAAGTTCCCAATCACAGCAGGAAGGCCTCGCTCAAGAGCCAACTGTACCTGACTGCCAGTCACTTCATACCCCGAAACACACATTGCCATTAAGTTGAGTGATGAGAAATGAGCTCCCAAGCTACCAAACCCACAATTAATGTCTAGTATGGTGCGTACCTGCCATAATGTAATCAATATAAGATAAGAGACAAACCTTGCAGAAAACTGGCCATCTCAGACATTATGGTCCTCGAAAGAAACAAATTTGTGATGACAAGATTATGGAAGACTTACACCAGCTTGAGGAAACTCTTTGTCACTTCCCAACCCTATCAGCTCTGCAAGTTGGCGGGAGTAATCTTTTACCCCATCATAGATAAGTCCATCCTCGGAGCGAAAAGCAATTTGATTCTCCTCTAGTAGCATTAACCTATacatttattgaaaaaatttagAGATATTAAAACCGTAGCAGTTAATATCCAATCAAGATATTATCTATTATAGCTCTTGTCCGAATTATTGTTTTAGCCAAAGGAAAAGTTCAACCACTAGCAGCTAAGAAAAAGTTATACCTTTTAGTCATACTTCCAGATGAAAGAAATTGGTCTTTGGTTATCTTCACATTTCCACTCCATATAATATCCCTACTGGCTGGCCATTGCAAGGGAATCTTATATTCCTTAGGAGGACGAACCAAACACTTCTCACTGCCAACCAAAAGTTCACAATGCCTGTCAAACTCCTCACCTTCTTTAAACCCCGCTAACAAATTGGCCGATACATTATAGCAAGGGACAAAATTCTCACTTTCCTTGCTGCAAAGGTTGAGTTCTCTATTCCCAGCAGCACTTACTAAAACAGATCTTAACTCCAAATAATCAACCGCTGCTTGTTCTTTAATCCTCCTATAGTTAGTATAAATGAGAGATGCAGGAACGTGAGCCGCTGGATCAATAATGCCCACAGAAGATGAACCGAAAATGGCAATCAGCGCGAGCAGAATGATCAGGCACAGGATTAGCCTGCTCACTGGTTGTCTAGAGCCAATTTTTATGAACAATTTATTGAACCAGGAGCTTCTCATGTCCAAACCCTTAAACTGATTCAAAACACTCCCTAAATTGTAAATTCTGCCAGCACGAAATCCCAACAGCAGCAAAACCCAAAGCCAGTTATCACATGGAAGGTTCTACTGCTACATATGTTACCATGAATCCTCACTATCCCAACAAGCATTGAAACAATAGCTCACACTCCTACCCCAATAACGGAGGAATGGGTTCATCAAAAGCAAAACAACTCGGAAGAGAAAAAAATGTACCGAATTCTGAATCAAACGCAATTATGATTGAACCAATCAGATCCCTGCAACACAAATTCAAAGAGATTAATTAACTTTGTTAATAATCAACGCACTGCATTTCACATTTTGCACTCCTATCATTAAAAAATGAAACTCTccaacaaaacaaacaaaatgaaATAGATCAGATCAAAGGTGTTAAAAgccgagagagagagagagagagagagaacggGGAATTAGGGTTTATAGAGTTAGTACCAGAGAAGTTGGTGTTGGttaaagaagatgaagaaggagaaggagaagaagaatagtGAGATTGAAAGAGCAAATTGGGTTGGGGAAGCTTGTGAGTGCAGTTTCTTCCTCTGTATGTTTTGCTGGCTCTGTCTGCATTTGCCATTTATATGCCAACAATCATTCTTAAATCAGatccaaaaaagaaaacaacaaaaaaaaacatttattaaagttttaattATTTGGTTGGTGTATGTAACtttactaaaattataattaaatttctaattttttttaattagattttatattacttttaattttataattaaattttgttaatataAAACTATTAGaattatagaatattttttttataaattaaaaatacccacagttaataatttaattagatctttaatcatatatttttagagaataaatattttgttgattttaatatttttgacatagaaaaaattcaattataaaattaaaataatatagagacttaattaaaaaaagtatgaaaacataatcataaatcataaatttgataaaattataaaaactaataaaataattaaacgtGTTCCGATGGTTACTTGAAACATTGATTTGGGTCTAAGCGTGAGGCCCAGACTCCTTTTGAGGCAGCCCCCGATTTGTTCTAACGTCGAGGTACCGTCGTCCGAATTCCTCATGAGGAGGTGGGGGtagtacctgcaagagactccgatgcttaaatTAACAAAGgctttaagcaggtttttaATAGATTAGAATGTGAATATACCTTAGAAATGTCAGTATATTTGTAGTAGAGCTAATAACCACATTTGTTGGAATAGTTCTACCTTTATTAGTTGCTTATTTGAATAATTATAAGCCAGTCACTTTCACCCTGTCCGACCTCTTTAAAGAGGTCGGGTATGCAGTAGGGGCCACCTTTTTGGGTGGGCCTTTTATTCTTATTGGGCCTGACTTTTATCTTTTGGGTCAGGATATGAACAGTGTCCCTACTTGAATCCGAGCTTTCTGGAGGTCGGGTTCAAGCATTTCGTGGCTTTAATTTGATGTCGAGTACATCGCTTTCAAGAGGTCGGGTACTCGACGTGTTTTGAAATTTGAACGTTGCCTTTTTTAAATAAGGGACAAACGTTTTGCAGCAGTTCCCTTGGGATCTGCAGCAGTTCCCCTGGCATCCGTGCACGTCTTTAAAGGGGTATGAAATGACTATCTTGCCCCTTCTCTCTTATAAATACTTCGcgctttctttcttcttccttcttccaaTTTTGAAAATGCTTCCTTTGCTTCTTTCATCGTAGAaactctttcattttctttctttgtttcttgtcTTCCAACCATTTTTGGCTCCAAGATTTCTCTATTTTGGACCTTTTGAAAATCTTGTCTTGTTGTTTGGAGAGTATCGTTTGTGTTTATTTGTGTTTGGCATGCCCCTTCCCTTCTTCGAATCTTCATCAAGGTTGGTACTCTTGGTTCCCCTTTTTTGCATAACTGTTCTTTGGTCTTTTTAGAATCTGTTTGTATTGGGGCGACATTTTGAGTAAGAGCAGACATTCTTTGAATTCTTGGTTTCGTTTGTATCATTGAAACTTTTCTTTGGAAAATTTGCTGACTGCTGTCACTTTGTCTACTAAAAAGTCCCTTCTTGAAACCGTTTTTTGATGTTACTGTTGTGAATGCTTGGCTGTGTTTCTGAGATTTAGAGGAGCTTTGTTGTCATTTTATTTGTTGTAGAATATAGTCGTGTTTTTCCCTAATGGTGTCGCTTCTTATGATATAGGAAGGGCCCCATTTTTATGTTT
The genomic region above belongs to Arachis stenosperma cultivar V10309 chromosome 5, arast.V10309.gnm1.PFL2, whole genome shotgun sequence and contains:
- the LOC130978978 gene encoding probable methyltransferase PMT4 encodes the protein MRSSWFNKLFIKIGSRQPVSRLILCLIILLALIAIFGSSSVGIIDPAAHVPASLIYTNYRRIKEQAAVDYLELRSVLVSAAGNRELNLCSKESENFVPCYNVSANLLAGFKEGEEFDRHCELLVGSEKCLVRPPKEYKIPLQWPASRDIIWSGNVKITKDQFLSSGSMTKRLMLLEENQIAFRSEDGLIYDGVKDYSRQLAELIGLGSDKEFPQAGVRTILDINCGFGSLGAHFSSLNLMAMCVSGYEVTGSQVQLALERGLPAVIGNFVARQLPYPLFSYDMVHCAQCDIIWDEKDGMSLIEVDRVLRPGGYFVLTSPNSRPQGSSSREKKRNMLTTMGDLTQQLCWILLAQQDETFIWQKTADVHCYASRKKHAIPLCKEDDNDQSYYRPLVRCISGTSSKRWIAIQNRTLELSSDELNIHGVEPEEFSEDLQFWRSATNDYWSLLTPLIFSDHPKRPGDEDPLPPFNMIRNVMDMNANYGGLNKALMEEKKAVWVMNVVPTGASNTLPLIIDRGFPGVKHDWCEPFPTYPRTYDLLHANGLLSHLSSERCTMIDLFLEMDRILRPEGWIILTDKLGAIEMARSLASQVRWEARLIDLQNGSDQRLLVCQKPFLKK